GATACTCCCCGCACATGCCTGTACATGATCTGGAATGACCCATTGATGGCGGCAGGTGAACACACCTTTATCGGAAATCAGTTACTGCATGCCGGAATGCAAAACGTTATTACCGGCCATCACCGAAGGTATCCTGTAATTACAGAAGAAGAAATACGGGCACTCTCTCCGGAATTCATTTTTCTGTCCTCCGAGCCCTTTCCCTATACCGAAAAACACAGGCATGAGTATCAAAAAAAGTTTCCTCTCAGTAAAATTGTATGTACGAACGGAGAGATGTTTTCCTGGTATGGTTACCGTATGTTACCGGCCGAGAAATATTTCCGGGAGCTGGTGAGCAACCTTAGAACTTCCTAATCGTCTAATTTATAGTAATTTGTAACTTTGAGCATGCTCCTGAAACGGGCGACCTTCATCGTATTAATCATTCTGCTTTCACAAATGCTTCCTGCGCAGCGGGTTGGGCTTGTGCTGAGCGGTGGCGGAGCCAGTGCACTGGCTCATGTTGGAGTCTTGCGTGCTCTGGAGGAAAACGGTATTCCGATCGACTACATTACAGGTACTTCCATGGGTGCTATGGTTGGAGCGCTTTACGCCTGCGGCTATTCTCCTGCCGAGATTGAGGCCATGTACCTTTCGGAAAGCTTTCGCAGACAGGCAAAGGGCATCATGGATGAACAATATATCTATCATTTCAAACGCCACCCCGATAATGCCTCCTGGATCACCGTTAAGCTGGCACTTGATTCAAATATTGAAACCTCGCTTCCCACCAACCTTGTGAACCCGGTTCCGATTGACTTCTCACTCATGGAAATGATGGGTGCGCCGATTGCAGCCGCACAGTACAACTTCGACAGTCTGATGCTGCCATTCCGGTGTCTTGCGGCCGACATTGAAAATAAAAAGAGCATTGTGTTCCGGAACGGCGACCTTGGGAAATGTGTGAGAGCATCTATGTCTTATCCTTTCTATCTCAAACCCATCAGCATTGACGGAGTACTGCTCTTCGACGGCGGGATCTACAACAACTTTCCGAGCAACACCATGTATGATGAATTTTTTCCTGATATCATCATCGGCAGTAATGTGTCCAGCAATGAACCCCCACCCAGCGAAGACAATCTGATCTCGCAACTGAAGACCATGCTGCTGTCAAAAACAAACTTCGATGTTCTTTGCCAGAATGGCATTATCATTGAACCAAATGTATCCGGCATTGGTACATTTAATTTCGATCTGATCCGGCAATGCATAGACAGCGGATATACCGCAACTCTGCGACGGATCCAGGATATGAAGAAGTATATTCACAGAACAGTGAGTCCGGAGGAGATCGCGGCCAAGAGAGATCAATTCCGGAAAAAACAGATCCCCCTTAACTTCGACAAGATCAATGTTTCAGGAATCAACCGGGGAGCATCACGCTATGTGAAGAATCACCTGGCTCGTCGTAACAAATTCACTTCCGTTGACAAACTGCGACCACTGTACTTTCACCTGGCAGCAGATGAACGGATCAAACAACTTTATCCCACAGCGAAGCTGAACCGCACATCCGGTCTCTATGAGCTGAACCTGGATGTAAAAAAAGAAAAAGAGCTGATCGCTCAGGTAGGTGGCAACTTCTCGAACCGGCCTATCAATATGGGTTTTCTTTCATTGCGGTACAATTACCTCGGAAGAATAGGTGTGAGTCTGACCGGAAATATTTATGCCGGCAAACTTTACGGTTCGGCTATGGGCAGTCTGAGACTGGAATTTCCGAACGTCATCCCCTTCTACTTTGAGGGTAACCTGATCTACAATCGGTTCGACTTCTTTAAAAGCAGCACAGCGTTTCTGGAAACCGCCCGTCCGCCCTACCTTATACAGTATGAGAGCTTCGGCGATGCGACTTTCGGATTTCCTGCAGGGAATAAGGGCAAACTGGAACTTTCAGGAAGTTATGCCGAAAATGCCCACTTGTATTACCGGAGCTCTTCCTTTACCGAGAAGGATACGGCCGACCGGACCAACTTTTATGTCTACACCGCCCAAATCACCTATGAACGGAACACCCTCAACAGAAAACAATACGCCAACGAAGGTGCTGCGTGGAAAGTATCCTTCCGTTACGTGGATGGGGAAGAAACCTTTATTCCCGGCAGTACGGCCGTGGTGAAAGATACCGGATTCAATTATCACCAATGGCTCATACTGAAAGTAAATTTTGAAAAGTACTTTAACACGGGAATTTTCTGGAAGCCCGGACTCATGGCTGAAGGCGTATTTTCCGGACAAACACTATTTAGCAATTATATTGCCAGCGTGCTTGCCGCCCCTGCATTCATGCCTACACCGGAAACAAAAACCCTGTTTCTGGAACGATTCCGGGCACATAAATATGCGGCTGCCGGCGTGAGAAACGTATTCGTTTTTAAACGCATCTTTGAATTCAGGCTGGAAGGATTCTATTATCTTCCCTACCAGCTGATCGTAGAAAACTCCACCACACAAGGGCCGGAATATTCCGAACCATGGAAAAACAGTTACATCATTGCCAATGCAAGCCTGGTTGCCAACACACCCATCGGACCGGTAAGTGTTGGCGGTAATTATTATCACAAAGAGAAGGAACCCTTCACCTTCCTCTTCCACTTCGGCTATATCATCTTCAATAAACGCTCGCTCGAATGAACATAAAACTTGAGAACGCCGGCAAGCGATTTTCCTCCGAATGGATCTTCAGGGGCGTGAATGAAGAATTTGCAGCTGGAGAACGTTATGCAATCCTTGGAAGCAACGGTTCGGGAAAAAGCACGCTGGCTCAGGTGATCGGAGGATTTCTTAGTCTCACTGAAGGAAAAATACATACGGGTTTAGAAAGCGAAGCGCTGCCTCTGCAGGTCTCATTCACCTCTCCGTACCTGGATATTCCGGATGAATTCACACCGGGTGAACTCAGCAAATTTCACTTCTCCATGCGCGCTTGTATCACCGGATTTTCTCCCGGCCAATTCGCGGAACTCACCGGTCTCTCCCACACAGGAAACAAACATATCAAAGCCTTTTCCTCCGGCATGAAACAACGAGTAAAACTTGGTCTTGCTATTTTTACCCGAAGCGAAGTTCTGATCGTAGACGAACCCTTCACCAACCTCGATACCGCCGGAAAACAATGGTTCAATGAAATGCTGGAAAAATTTCTGGGAAACCGTACCCTTTTCATCTGCTCCAACCACCAGCCGGAAGAATACCAACTCTGCCGTGAACTGCTGGAGATGAAACAATGGAAATGACACATCAGCCTGTTTTACAGGTACTTATACTAATTGGTTTGGCACAGGATTTGGGATAACTTTACAAAACAAGAGACACTGAGCCTCACTATTCAAACTGGTAACCGATGAAATCGCTCCTCTTTCCCTCTCTTCTGATTGCACTCGCCGCATTTACAGGTAAACAGTCCGATCCCTTTCAGGAGATCAATTCCAACACCTTCAAACAAACCCTGCGCAATGTGGAGAATAAATCATTCCGCCGCGGTGAAAAACTTACGTACCGAATGCATTACGGGTTCATCGACGCCGCAGTTGCCACCCTGGAGATTACCGATGAGAACCGGAAGTTTGCCGACAGGAATACGTTGCACGTGGTGGGAATAGGAAAATCGAAGGGGTCGTTCGATCTCTTTTTCAAGGTGCGGGACCGGTACGAGACGTACATTGATGATGAGGCGATTGTTCCCTGGGTATTTATCCGGCGCGTGGATGAAGGCGGATACAAGATCGAACAAAACCAGGTTTTCAATCACTTTAAAAAACAAGTGGATTCCGACGGAAAGATCTTTAGTACGCCCGACGGCATTCAGGATATGCTTTCGGCCTTCTATTACGCCCGCACTATGGATTTCGGCAACGCTAAAAAAGGTGACATTTTTTCAGTGCCTGCCTTTGTAGATAACGAATTTTGGGATCTGAAGATTAAATTCCTGGGAAGGGAGACGGTGAAAACGGACCTGGGAAGAATCAAGTGCCTGAAATTCTGCCCCATTGTTCAAAAAGGACGGATATGGAAATCGGAAGACGATTTGAGCATCTGGATTTCCGACGATGATAATCACGTTCCGGTGCGGGGACAGTGTGAAATTCTTTTTGGTTCCATCAAAATGGATCTGATCAGCGTGAAAGGCCTCGCATCCGATCTCCCCGTTGTAAAAAAGTAAAATTTCTTTCCACGGATATAAACCCCGGTTTATCGACCGGTGCTTGCTATTGGTCTAATCCCTGCAACCTCTCCCGAAGAACTCCTGTCTTTATAACAAAGCCGTTCCTTCCGTTCTTTTTTTGTTCTTGCTGGCTCTTTTTCTGTTCTATCCTGTTCTTCCCTGAAAGCGGAAATCCTTTACCGCATCAACAAACAACTTTACCTTACTTTTCTCAATATCCGGGTATAATCCGTGTCCGAGGTTGGCTATATGCCTGTGCGGACCATAAGCCCTGAGCATTTCCACCACTCCTTCAACAATTCTTTCTTCTGAAGCGTAAAGCAGGCAGGGATCGGCATTCCCCTGAAGTGTTATCCGGTCTCCCGTCATCGCGCGGGTCTCAGCAATGTCCATCGTCCAATCCATCGACATCACATCACATCCGGTTTCCGTGATTTCTGAACGAACGAAATGAGCATCTTTTGGAAAAAGAATCACCGGAATCTTGAATCTGCGTTTAATCTCCCTGCAAAGCACGGTCAGGTAACGCAGGGAAAATTCGCGATACATGTCCGGACCAAGTATTCCGGCCCAGGAATCAAAGATCTGGACAATATCCGCACCAGCCTCTACCTGTGCGGAGAGGTAATTCAGTGTGGAGGCGGTAATTTTTTCGAGGAGGGCGTGGGCGGCGGTGGGATTCGTATAAAGAAATTGCTTGGCTACCGAAAAAGTTTTCGAACCTTTTCCTTCCACCATATACGCCAGAAGCGTGAAGGGGGCGCCTGCGAACCCAATGAGTGGCACTCTCCCATTGAGTACTTTCTTCACCAGGGCGATGGCGTCGGTTACATATTTCAGCTCAGATCCGTCGGCCACGCGCAATAATTCAACATCCCTTTGCGTTCTTACTACGGCAGGAAAACGCGGACCCGTGGCCTCTGCCATTTCATAGGGAAGTCCCATGGCTTCCGGGATGACCAGAATATCTGAGAAAATGATTGCAGCATCCACACCGAAAATATCCACCGGCTGCACTGTTACCTCTGCAGCCAGCTCTGGTGTTTTGACGAGATGGATAAAACTGCCGGCTTTCTCTCGTACGGCCCGGTATTCAGGAAGCACCCTTCCGGCCTGCCGCATAAGCCAAACCGGTGTACGGGGAACCTCTTCGCCCCTGGCCACTCTCAACAGAAGATCGTTGCGGAAAATCATCCCGCAAAGAAACGTAAAATACTAATGAGAAGGCCACTCTGATCACAAACCCTTATCTTTAACCTGACATGCAAAAAGTTCGAATTCTATGGGCCGATGATGAGATTGAACATCTCAAACCCCACATTATCTTCCTTACTGAAAAAGGATATGAGGTTCTTACCGCTAACAGCGGAGATCAGGCGCTGGAATTGCTGGGAAAGTCGGAATTTGACATTGTATTCCTTGATGAGAATATGCCCGGTCTTAGCGGATTGGAGACGCTCAACCGGCTGAAAAACACCTT
Above is a genomic segment from Bacteroidia bacterium containing:
- a CDS encoding patatin-like phospholipase family protein, with the translated sequence MLLKRATFIVLIILLSQMLPAQRVGLVLSGGGASALAHVGVLRALEENGIPIDYITGTSMGAMVGALYACGYSPAEIEAMYLSESFRRQAKGIMDEQYIYHFKRHPDNASWITVKLALDSNIETSLPTNLVNPVPIDFSLMEMMGAPIAAAQYNFDSLMLPFRCLAADIENKKSIVFRNGDLGKCVRASMSYPFYLKPISIDGVLLFDGGIYNNFPSNTMYDEFFPDIIIGSNVSSNEPPPSEDNLISQLKTMLLSKTNFDVLCQNGIIIEPNVSGIGTFNFDLIRQCIDSGYTATLRRIQDMKKYIHRTVSPEEIAAKRDQFRKKQIPLNFDKINVSGINRGASRYVKNHLARRNKFTSVDKLRPLYFHLAADERIKQLYPTAKLNRTSGLYELNLDVKKEKELIAQVGGNFSNRPINMGFLSLRYNYLGRIGVSLTGNIYAGKLYGSAMGSLRLEFPNVIPFYFEGNLIYNRFDFFKSSTAFLETARPPYLIQYESFGDATFGFPAGNKGKLELSGSYAENAHLYYRSSSFTEKDTADRTNFYVYTAQITYERNTLNRKQYANEGAAWKVSFRYVDGEETFIPGSTAVVKDTGFNYHQWLILKVNFEKYFNTGIFWKPGLMAEGVFSGQTLFSNYIASVLAAPAFMPTPETKTLFLERFRAHKYAAAGVRNVFVFKRIFEFRLEGFYYLPYQLIVENSTTQGPEYSEPWKNSYIIANASLVANTPIGPVSVGGNYYHKEKEPFTFLFHFGYIIFNKRSLE
- a CDS encoding ATP-binding cassette domain-containing protein, giving the protein MNIKLENAGKRFSSEWIFRGVNEEFAAGERYAILGSNGSGKSTLAQVIGGFLSLTEGKIHTGLESEALPLQVSFTSPYLDIPDEFTPGELSKFHFSMRACITGFSPGQFAELTGLSHTGNKHIKAFSSGMKQRVKLGLAIFTRSEVLIVDEPFTNLDTAGKQWFNEMLEKFLGNRTLFICSNHQPEEYQLCRELLEMKQWK
- a CDS encoding DUF3108 domain-containing protein; translation: MKSLLFPSLLIALAAFTGKQSDPFQEINSNTFKQTLRNVENKSFRRGEKLTYRMHYGFIDAAVATLEITDENRKFADRNTLHVVGIGKSKGSFDLFFKVRDRYETYIDDEAIVPWVFIRRVDEGGYKIEQNQVFNHFKKQVDSDGKIFSTPDGIQDMLSAFYYARTMDFGNAKKGDIFSVPAFVDNEFWDLKIKFLGRETVKTDLGRIKCLKFCPIVQKGRIWKSEDDLSIWISDDDNHVPVRGQCEILFGSIKMDLISVKGLASDLPVVKK
- the hemE gene encoding uroporphyrinogen decarboxylase codes for the protein MIFRNDLLLRVARGEEVPRTPVWLMRQAGRVLPEYRAVREKAGSFIHLVKTPELAAEVTVQPVDIFGVDAAIIFSDILVIPEAMGLPYEMAEATGPRFPAVVRTQRDVELLRVADGSELKYVTDAIALVKKVLNGRVPLIGFAGAPFTLLAYMVEGKGSKTFSVAKQFLYTNPTAAHALLEKITASTLNYLSAQVEAGADIVQIFDSWAGILGPDMYREFSLRYLTVLCREIKRRFKIPVILFPKDAHFVRSEITETGCDVMSMDWTMDIAETRAMTGDRITLQGNADPCLLYASEERIVEGVVEMLRAYGPHRHIANLGHGLYPDIEKSKVKLFVDAVKDFRFQGRTG